One window of the Canis aureus isolate CA01 chromosome 1, VMU_Caureus_v.1.0, whole genome shotgun sequence genome contains the following:
- the SELENOW gene encoding selenoprotein W isoform X1 yields the protein MALAVRVVYCGAUGYKSKYLQLKKKLEDEFPGCLDICGEGTPQATGFFEVTVAGKLVHSKKRGDGYVDTESKFLRLVAAIKTALAQG from the exons ATGGCCCTCGCCGTCCGAGTCGTCTACTG TGGCGCTTGAGGCTACAAGTCCAAG TACCTTCAGCTCAAGAAGAAGTTAGAGGATGAGTTCCCCGGATGCCTGGACATC TGTGGCGAGGGGACTCCCCAGGCCACCGGCTTCTTTGAAGTGACGGTAGCGGGGAAGTTGGTTCACTCCAAGAAG AGAGGTGATGGCTACGTGGACACGGAGAGCAAGTTTCTGAGGCTGGTGGCCGCCATCAAAACCGCTTTGGCTC
- the SELENOW gene encoding selenoprotein W isoform X2 translates to MALAVRVVYCGAUGYKSKYLQLKKKLEDEFPGCLDICGEGTPQATGFFEVTVAGKLVHSKKPFHRLPTRREVMATWTRRASF, encoded by the exons ATGGCCCTCGCCGTCCGAGTCGTCTACTG TGGCGCTTGAGGCTACAAGTCCAAG TACCTTCAGCTCAAGAAGAAGTTAGAGGATGAGTTCCCCGGATGCCTGGACATC TGTGGCGAGGGGACTCCCCAGGCCACCGGCTTCTTTGAAGTGACGGTAGCGGGGAAGTTGGTTCACTCCAAGAAG CCCTTCCATCGTCTTCCCACCCGCAGAGAGGTGATGGCTACGTGGACACGGAGAGCAAGTTTCTGA